The following nucleotide sequence is from uncultured Roseateles sp..
ACCTTGAACTGCCTGCGTCACTCGGGTGATGCGCCCCTGGGCGTCGTAGCCGTACTGGGTGCTGACCTCAGGCGAGCTGGCTGCGGTCAGCCGCCCCACGCCATAGCCGAACACGCCGCCGGTCTGGTCATAGGTCCAGCTGAACTGACGCGTCGTGGTGCCGGTCTTGGTGATGACCCTGGAGGTGGGCCGGTTCAGCGCGTCATAGCTGTAGGTGCTGAGGTAGCCTCGCGCATCCGCGCTGGTCTTGAGATTGCCCGCGGCGTCATACGTGAAGGCCGAGGTGCCGGTGTCGGGACTGACCAGCCCGGTCGGGTCGCCCAGGCCGTTGAGCGGGTACTGGGTGTTCAGGTTGCGCGGGTCCTTGACCTGGGTCAGCCGGCTCTGCCCGTCATAACTGAACTGGGTCAGGCCGGTCTTGGCGTCCACGGTGTAGCTGCGCCGGCCCAACGGGTCATAGCCGTGCGAGGTCGCGAAGCCGAAGCCAGAGACTCCGGGCGCCGCCACGGTCTTGGTGGGGTTGCCTTCGGCGTCGTACTCGTAGTTGGCCACCGGGGCGGGAGACTGCGGCAGCGGAGGCAGGCTCTGAGCCTGCACAGCTTGGGTCAGCAGGCATAGCAGGATCGCGCAGCGGGAGAAAGTAGTTTTCTTGCCCATCGCTCACTCCCTGCCGGTGGTTTGCTGCACGCGGCCCAGGGCGTCCATCGCCCGGGTGACTTGCCGGCTGAGCACGCCGCCGGAGTCCTTGACCACTTCGGCGGTTCGCTTGCCTGCGTTGTCCAATGTGTAGTCGATGCGGTTGCCGCGGTTGTCGCTCACGGCGATCAGCCGGTGGGCGTCGTCGTACTCGTAGGCGACAAAGCTCTCATCGGGCTGGATCACGCGTTTGAGCAGACCGGTGGGCCAGTACACATACTGCGTGGTCTGGCCTGCGACGGCAACGCTGGTCAATCGCTGGCGCAGGTCGTAGCTGTAGTCGGTCGTGATGCCGTTCGCATCGATCTGCTGCAGCAACTGCCCGTGTGGGTTGTACTGGGTGAACTGGGTGACTTGGCCCAGCGCATTGGTGATGCTTTGCAGATCGCCCTTGGTGTGCGCGGCCGTGGTGTCGCTGTGGTAAGCATAGGTCGTGGTGTTGTTCAGCGGGTCTTTGGCGGTAAGCACCTGGCCAAACAGGTTGTAGGTGTACTGCTGCACGCGGTTGGGTACGCTGGCTTGCAGGGTGGCGCTGAAGCCCAGCGCGCCATTGGTGTCGGTGGTGGCTTGCTCGACTTGCCTGCACAGCACGACGATAGGCTTGCCATCGGGCAGCAGGGCCGAGGCCGGCGCGCAACTGGCGATTGCGTTGGCGTTGAAGGGGTCGGGCTGGCCGTTGTAGATGCGGGTGGTGAGTTGGCCGGGTTCGGCCGTCTTGGTGGCGAGCCGCCAGTCGGGGTGCCATTGGCTGCTGATCTTGCGGCTTCCGGTGGGGAGGCTGGCATTACCGGCCAAGACTGCGGAGCAAACCGCGCCGTTGGCCAAGCCCTCGACGCGCGAGGTCTCCAGGTTGCGGCTCAGGTCGTGGGCGCGGCAAGTGCGGCTGCCGTTGAAGTCGTCTTCGCGCTCGACATTGCCGTTGGCGTCGTAGCTCAGGCCCTTGCTGCTGGCGGCACAGCCACTGCCGGCGGGCTGGCTGCGGCTGGTCAGGCGGGGCATGCCCTGGGTCAGCGCCGCACTGAGGCCAAGATTGCCGTCTTCAGGGTCGGTCACGACGGTGCCTGTCGGCGCCTGCCAGCCGAACTCGCGCCAGAGCAGCCGTGTCGTGGGGTCGAAGGTCTCGGTGGCGGTACGGCTGGGTGGCGTTCCGTAGACCACGCTGTAGCGGTTCACGCCACCGGCCAGCTCGGTGGAAATGGCGCGGCCTTGCGCGTCGTAGGCATAGATGGAATGTCTTACCGCATCCTCGCCGGTGATGCCGGTCAGTGCCCAGGGGTAGCTGGCGTCTTCGTAATGGAACTTCCGGACGGTGCTGTCTTGCCAGGTCAGTTGGTTCAGATGCCCAGGAGCCCCATAAGCCAGGCCAATGACCTTTTGCGCTGGGTCGGTAACCTGCTTGAGGCGACCACTGCCGTCATAGGCCAGGCGCAGGCTGCGGTCCGCGTGGTCGCGCAGTTCGATCATATATCCTGCACCGGGTGCAATGTCGGCCGAGATTGCTGCATCGCTGTAGATGTAGCTGATACTGCGGCCGTCGGCATAGTGGACGCTGAGCAGCACGCCGTTGCCGTCGTAGGTTTCAAGTGCATGGCGGCTGGCGTCAACGTAGCGCCACTGGTCGGCTACCTTGTAGAGCCGATCCGCTATGTCGGCATCCGGCGCATAGCTGTTCGAACCGTTGCGCACAAAGCTCACCCACGCGCCGGAACCGCGATGCACTTGGACCGTCTGCACGATGCCGTTGGCATCAGCTTGCAGCGCCAGGCGGCGGAACAAATTGAGTGTCCACAAGCCGCTGGCGCCCGGTCCGACGTAGGGAGCATAGGCAATCAGCGAGTTATCCGACGGGAGCTTAGGGCGGCTGTCATACACCAACTCCAATCCCGCCATCCCGGTCCAAGCGAACAAAGCCTCACGCTGTTGTTTGTTTCCCGTCAGCGGGTAGATGGGGTTGCCGAACCGAGGTGCCGTGCAAACGTCTTGGGGGCTGCCTCGGTTCTTGTCGTGCCAGGGCGTGGCTACGCACTTTAAGGATGAGGCATCGGGCGCGAAGCCAGGGCTGCATAGGCAGCTATGGTCTGGCTGCTCGGCGCTGTCTCCCGGGCAAGAAGTCGACGCATACTTCCCAGCCCCGGCCCAGAATATTCTTGGCCAAAGCACAATGTCAACGAAATCGATTCGCCCCATCCAAGTAGTTTCATCGACTTGCCAAGGGTCTGCCTGCGTTGGCCATTGACAGAGCGGAAGGTGGCACTGGTTTGTCAAGAAGTCTGCATACTGCACCCGCACAGCTTCTGGACCGGATCGATAGCATCCACCCAATGGACCCGCACTCCAGCAAACCTGCGTCTCCTTGGGAACCGCCCCAGCAGCAATCGAGTCACTCGGATATCCGCCAAACGCAGCAGCGACCACTAGCAGCCGAAGGACCAAACAATCCCTGAGGGTTCTCCAGTGGTTTTGGACTAGACCTCCGCGTGCCAACGTCATACAGCCCGAGAACGGCCAGTGCTGCAGGCAACGGCACCAAGTCTGCCATCCAGACAAGCAAATGCTCATGCAGGAACCCTCCCAGGTTCGCCAGTGGCCGCGCGCCGGGGCGCTGCCCTGTGCTATCCACACTTTCGTTGGCGAACTGAACCTTGGATATTAACGCTAACCCTTAATTTGCACGGTCTACTCATGGCACATATCTGTCGCGATCCGTTCACGGCAAATGCCTGCCGCTTGGCTAGCGAACGCGGCCAGCGTTGATCACCATCGCGGTGGTTACAACGGGATCGGAACCGCGCGATGCGCTGGCGATGCCCGAGATGAGTCCTTTGTCGCGAGAGGGCGGAATTCGCAGCTGTGCCTGGCGTGGATTAGCATTGATCATGCAGGAATTTCAAGTGGCCAAACCTCCTTACAACTTCACCGGCCCCGCCACATCCCCCGCGCTGCCCACCGCCTCGCGCGCCCGCTGCTGCCGCACCCGGTCCACATGGCTGTCGGCGCGGGCCAGCTGCTCGCGCAGCATCACGTTGTTCTGGCCCATCACGTCGATGGCCTTGGCGCGGAAGTTGTCCATCGCGTCCATGGCCTGGAAGGTCTGGTCGAACATTTCCTTCATCTTTTCGACACCCAGCATCGGGTTCTGCGCGAACTGCGAGGTCTGGTCGACATGCTGGTTCAGCGCGCGGCCGGTCTCGCTGATCAGATTGCCTATGGTCTCGTTGACGCCCGACAACATCTCCATCACGCGGATCTGGTTGCCGGTGGCGCGGGCCACCGTCTGCGCCACGGCCAGTGCGCTCATGCCGGTGGTGGCCACGCGGGTGCAGCCGTTGATCATCTCGCGGCCGGTCTTCTTCAGCACGTCCAGCGCCAAATAGCCGTTGACGCAGACGGCCTGCTGGGTCTGCACGTCCAGCAGGTTCTGGCGGGCATAAAACAGCACCTCCTGCTTCAGCGCATGGGCGCGCTGCGGGTCGGTCGCTTCGAGCGATTGCACCTTGGCGGCGAGCTGCGTGTCCAGCGTCGTGGCAAAGCGCGCCGCGGCGGCGAGCTTTTGCATCGCGTCCCACAGCTTGGCGCGGGTGGCCTCGATGTCGATCACGTCCTTCTGCATGTCATCGCGGGCGGCGTAGAGCTGACCCATCGAGGTCTTCAGCTGCTCGGCGGCGCTCTGGTATTTGCGGAAATAGGCCTCCAGCTTGTTGCCGAAGGGGATCAGGCCCAGCAGCTTGCGCGGCTGCATCAGATCGCCCTCGGCTCCGGGATTCAGCTCGTCGAGCTGGGCGCGGATGCTGGAGATGGCCTTGTAGGCCGAGCTGTCCTCGATGCCGTCGAAGTTGCGCTGCATGAAGCGGCTCTGCATCAGATCGGCGGCGCCGGCAATCTCTTCCTTGCCCAGCGCGAAGGCGCTGTCCAGCCGCGCCCGGAAGGCATCGGACTGCACGTCCTCGCTGGCCAGCGCGTCGATGAAGCGCAGCACCTGGGCATCGACCTGCTGCTGCAGCTCGGGCTTCAGAGGCACGGCCTCGCGCGCCGCCTCCACGGCCACCGGCGTCAGCACTTCGGGCGGTTGCAATTGAAACGCAGGGGCAGCGGGGCTGTTCATGACTGAGACTCCTTGTCGGCAATATTGAGCGCAGGGGCGTCAAGGCCCTGAGGCCCGAACTTCTGATGCAGGAACTTGGAATGCACCAGGAAGGCGTGCGCGTCCTGGGCGGACAGATCGTCGCCGAGCTGGCGCAGCTTGGCCTCCAGATCGTCCAGCGTATCGGTGAAGGTGGCCTGGGCGGTCTTGCCGTTGTCAAGGACCTTGGTGGTGGCAAAAGCGGCCGGTATGGCCAGATAGGTGTTCAAGGCATCGGGCAGGTAGCTGATGGCGATGTGGCGCGCATGAAAGCTGTCCTGCAGCGACAGGCTGCCGCGCGAGCGCTCCCACTGCTGCAGCAGGGCTTCCAGCGCCTCGCACAGCTCCAGCACGCGCTTTTGCAGCGCCAGCGGAATGCGCTTGTCGGGGTTGTATTCGGTCAGCTGGCGCACGCCCTTCAGCGCACGCTCCATGGCCTCGCGGGCATCGCCTTCGTCGCTGAACTCCAGCGCCGCCCACTCGGGCTCGCGCGTCCAGGGCCAGCCCAGCCACAGGCCACCGATCACGAAACCGGCCAGATAGCCCAGGCCGGCCATGGGCAGGGCCAGGCTGCCCAAGAGGCCCAGGGCCTTCAGAACAAGCATGAGGCTGGCCAGCGCCAGGCCGCACCAGTTGGCGGAGGAAGCCAGGAGGCGAAACAGCGCCGTCATTGATAGGCCCGGATGTCCTTGAACACCGTGTACAGCGGCGTGCTGCGCGCGTCGAACACGCGGCCGCCAGTGATCTTGACCAGGGCCTTCAGATCGGCCTCGTTGGCCTCGCCGAACAGCACCATGAAGACCGGAATCGCGCGCACATCCTCGGGCAGGGCCGCATAGTCGCGCTTGAAGGCCTCCAGATTGCGGCCCTGGTTGTTCTCGCCATCGGTGAAGGCCACCACCGAGTACTGGTAGCCGGGAGACTTCTCGCGCTCGGCCAGCATGTGCTGCAGCGACTCGAACACCGCGTCGTACAACGCCGTGCCACCCTTCATGCGCAGGCGCTCGGCCTTGTCGCGCACCTCGGCCAGCACGGCCTGCTTGGCCTCGCTGTCGGCCTGCTCCTGCACGCCCTTGGCCCCCACCTTGCCGGCGGGCAGCTCGAAGCGCACCAGGCCATAGGGATTCTCGGCAAAGGGCTGCAGCCACAGGCGCTCGCGATTGGTCAGCTTGGCGATGCGCCCGGTCAGCGAGGAGTCGGCCCCGGCGATGTAGTGCAGCGCCTGCACCAGCTGATCGCGACGGCCGCCGCCGGCCATGCTGCCGCTGGTGTCGAGCACAAAGGTGCTGGCAATCGGCGTGCGGAACTCGTTCAGGTAGGCGGCGATCAGGCCATCGGCCAGCGCGCGGTCGGGCGAGAACGGCAGCTCGATCTGCAGGCCCTGGCGCGGCAGCAGCTCCTCGACCTTGGCCGCGATGTCCTGCTTGACGGGGCGGCGCAGCGTCTGGCGCGCCAGCCACAGCTGGGCGGCATCGCTCTTCAGATAGTCGGCCACCAAGATGTAGTCGCCGCGCTTGGCCTCGTCGAGCAGCATGAACGGGTAGTCGGCCGTGCTGACGCCCTCGAACGGATAGATCAGGTGCAACTTCTCGCGCAGCTTGCCCGAGGCATTCAGGCTCAGCAGCCAGCTCTCGTAATTGATGAAGGCATTGACCTTGGTGCCCTGCTGCAGGATGAACTGCTCGGACAGATAGGTCGAGTTGTCGCCGGGCAGCTTGTAGCCCTTGAGGAAGTCGGCGATGGCGCCGCGGTCCACATCGGCCGCGTTCAGTGCCTCGGCC
It contains:
- a CDS encoding VWA domain-containing protein, whose translation is MKFKWWMVVAALALVYVVVKRDHKAPEAPAAVSVPAAAETEFRVLATSDLRDVQPLEEMVKKATGVNLRFKFGGTMESTEAVLNGEAKADAAWFANAKYLLSSPQGQGRVKLQEKIMLSPIAVGVSESDAKKYGWDRPEARLTWSDIAAAARTGKLRYALSNPATSNQGFMALMGVVASAGGKAEALNAADVDRGAIADFLKGYKLPGDNSTYLSEQFILQQGTKVNAFINYESWLLSLNASGKLREKLHLIYPFEGVSTADYPFMLLDEAKRGDYILVADYLKSDAAQLWLARQTLRRPVKQDIAAKVEELLPRQGLQIELPFSPDRALADGLIAAYLNEFRTPIASTFVLDTSGSMAGGGRRDQLVQALHYIAGADSSLTGRIAKLTNRERLWLQPFAENPYGLVRFELPAGKVGAKGVQEQADSEAKQAVLAEVRDKAERLRMKGGTALYDAVFESLQHMLAEREKSPGYQYSVVAFTDGENNQGRNLEAFKRDYAALPEDVRAIPVFMVLFGEANEADLKALVKITGGRVFDARSTPLYTVFKDIRAYQ
- a CDS encoding toxic anion resistance protein, whose product is MNSPAAPAFQLQPPEVLTPVAVEAAREAVPLKPELQQQVDAQVLRFIDALASEDVQSDAFRARLDSAFALGKEEIAGAADLMQSRFMQRNFDGIEDSSAYKAISSIRAQLDELNPGAEGDLMQPRKLLGLIPFGNKLEAYFRKYQSAAEQLKTSMGQLYAARDDMQKDVIDIEATRAKLWDAMQKLAAAARFATTLDTQLAAKVQSLEATDPQRAHALKQEVLFYARQNLLDVQTQQAVCVNGYLALDVLKKTGREMINGCTRVATTGMSALAVAQTVARATGNQIRVMEMLSGVNETIGNLISETGRALNQHVDQTSQFAQNPMLGVEKMKEMFDQTFQAMDAMDNFRAKAIDVMGQNNVMLREQLARADSHVDRVRQQRAREAVGSAGDVAGPVKL